The genomic window TGTAGGGTCTTGCCAAGACCCATGTCATCACACAGGATCCCATGCAGCTTATATTTGTTCAAGAAAGAGAGCCAGTTCACGCCATTCTAGAAGATCAGAACATACGATGCTACATCTTACCTGAAAAATGAGCTGCCTCAAGGTAAAGAGGCAGCTGAGACACAAAGTGTAGATTTGTCCCATTGCTTTAGCAGTAGATACAtacctgctggtatttcctgagCTCAGCCTTGATAGGTACAGGGATCTTGTAGCTCTCTAATTTTCTACCATCTAGTAGTTGCTCCAGGAAGTGGCGCTCTCTGGCCTTCTGGCGAATAAGGTCAGCAGACATGGCAGGAGGGTCTGGTATACCAGCCTAGTATATAAGGGGGCAAAAAGCAACAGTCCATAAAGCACTGCATAATCAcaaattgttatttttatttttttaactttagacACTCAAAGGACAATGTGACAAAGTATATGCTTTAACTACGTAGTCCTACCTCTAGGGGCAGCAACCGGATGAGTGTAGCAAAACACTGTGTGGCCATAAAACGAATGCTATCGCTGGGGTCACTCATACGGCCCAGAACAGGTACCACCAGCAACACTATGTAGGGCACAATATCTACATCCAGCTGCTCTATGACAGCTGCAGGTATGTCTGTCAAGGACAGTCCCACTCAGAAATAAAgacaagatttgaatattttattgatgcAGCATACATGCATACATCTTTATTACATACGATGTGTGTGACAGAACTACATGCTTTTGGAAAACAGCTTTAAAGAAATTAACAAATTGGACTAGAGATGAACTGGAACCAACATTTCCAGAACTGAAGCTGGCTTGTGAAGGATACAGGCCAAAGCCTCGAATGGCGCCTTCTTGCTTGTTGCTGTCATCAATAGCAGCGAGCCAGGGTAGAACGCTTCCAAGAAAACGGTTCATTgtctccagcactgctatcttgCTGAAGACTCCAACACAACGTGCTGCCATGTGACGTACTGCTGTGTATGGGTGATGCAGGCAGGTGAAAAGATGGGGTAGATGTTCCAGTAGCTACAGGGCATAAATGGacacatttgaagaaaaaaaaaaaaaaaaggtccttgAACTCTAACAGTCATCTTGACAATGCTCTTCTCAACTTCACTGTGGAGATCTAATACCATTTGAAGCATTATTCTACTCCTTTGATAAGTACAAACTGGTAGATTAACAAAGTATACAAGCATGCAGCCATCTCACCAAAGGTCTGAGTTCAGGAGCCATAGCAACAGCCATAATTTCCAGTACTTGTAGAGAGTTTATCAATTCTTGGGCTGCATCATCTCCCCTATCCAGCTGGACCTGCCTGTCTAAAAACCATTAGGACAGTAATACACTTTCATTCACTGGAACACAAATGACGAAACATATCTGCCACTTTATGCAAAGGACATTATGCTACTGGTTATATAGAGAGAACTGACGGCACACATGCAATTTTTTCATTAAGCGTTGCTTGCAAATACCATACACATGTGCAAGAACCAGTCAGTCAATTTGATGTCTGCGCTCGAAATGAACATATACTATGAAACAATGAATAGAAATTCGGTATAAAAATACTATTCATTTTGCACCACTGCTGTTCTTTTGTGAAACTTCCAAGTGCAACAATACAGCTAAATATAAAACTATCGTCAAATTTTTTACATCAGCAGGGAAGATGTCAACACTGCCTGTTGTGCActgcttaaaattgttttttactataagtaaaaaaaattatatacaaatataaaagaaaaaaatattactcTGAtgggattatttaaaaaaaaaaaaaagattaagtgTAAACCagttgatttatttaatttatttttatacatgGCGAACTAAAAATTAACTGAAGCTAGTGGCACATTAGGGCAGGTAAAGTACACATTTCAATGTTATGGTTTAGAACAAGGACAGCCAAAGTGTGGGCCATGGGCCTCAGTGAGCTGTGAAGGTACGGCAGGTGTACTGTGAAGCCTTTAAAGTTTAAAATTACCCCAAAATATTTAATTACTTTAATATATAATCcaaagttttattttattcatcTGATCTAGTTTAGCATATATCAAAATAGGTTATCTTTGTAAAAATTGTTATCATGATATCTAATCCTTTCAAATTTCAGACAGGGTTACAGTGTCCTTAAATTTGGGGATGGGCAATTTGCAAAATAGCTGGCAGTATCATTTATATTTTGGGACAACCATCAAGATGACCACTATagccctttaaaaaataaaaataaaaacattcaactCCAGATAAGATTCTGCAGCAACTCAAGATGGTAAAAGGGCTTATTGCCATGATTGTCAATACAAGacttaacatttttaaaacaaatctgctGACAGTTGAGACAAAGGCTAATGTGTTGGCACCACTAAACTTATAACAAGCTTCATAGTTTACCTTCATCAACATCTCTCCATGATTATAATGCAACAGCAAACGGTCAAAGCAAACATACCAATGTCTTGTTCATCATTCACCACGGCCTTCAGTGGTCCCACGGTGTTCTCCCACAGATATGGCAGAGATCTGGTCATTTCTGAGCCAAAGTGTTTGGCAATTGTTGTTAAGGAGAACTCTGCCCCTCGTCTCTGAATAAGAAATGGCTTCTTGCtctgaaaacaaatgaaaggGGATAAAATAAAAGGAGCCCTCTTACCAACATCTATATGACAGAGCTTCAGTTCTCTCATAACTCTGTACCTCATCATTATCACAGCTGACAGCGCTACCAGGTGGAAGCTCTGTGGAGGAGTTTTTGGGGGTTCTCGGGGCCTGGGCCCCTCTTACTGGTGATGGCAAATGCTGCCCTTTGGTGGCGGTACAGAGTAATGATGCCGTGGGTTTTGCTGACCATGTGCTGCATGCAGTCTTTGTCCAATGTACTGCCTAATAACATGAGGGCAACAAAAACAGAATACTGGTCAGATGCAAACACAGTTCTAAGCTGCAGAGGAAACATGTATGATGGCTGCTGCAAATACCATTTTAAGTTTAGAAATTCAGACACCTAGATTCCACAGTTTGGTATTTTGTAAGTCACttgatgaaaaaagaaaaaagcatgtCAAAGAAAACAATGTGTAATTCTAGTGATAGTTGAGATCTACCTCTGGCAGTTTCCTGTGTGAAGGGTATAGGGCAAGCAGAAGAAGGGGTGACTGAGGAGTCCACACAGGCAGAGGCACAAAGGTTTTTGAGGATCTTCGGGTTTGGGCACGGCGAGCGTCCTTTACACTGTTGTAGCAGCTTGGCTATGAAAGCAGCAGCATAACTCTGGATCAGGGCATTTTCTTCTCAGCTTGATGGTCTCCATCAGAGGCCTCACCACTGGGTTGAGCTTCTCAGGGAGCACTTGCAGGTTAACGACTGCACAGGCTATGAACATGTGCACACGCAAGTGCAGGTTCTGCCATTCTGTGCTGGTTTCAGTCACTGTTGCTTGGGCTTGTTGCCGTTTACAGTCTAGTGTCTGCCATTGTTTGGACTTCACATTCAAACCAGCTGTTGACTCTGTAAAGACGCTGGTTACCTAGAGAATAAAGGAGGGGAAATTATGTAATCAAGTATACTGTTCAATTTACTGTGGTTTTAAAGAGGACAATTTGCCCTTTCAATTAGGTTCAAACATACAGCAGGTAAAGTATTTAACATGTCACCATTTAATTAATTcattaatttaattcattatctcAGTAAATATATTTCTTTAGGTGCTACTGACATGAACTTTTTACCAGATGCCTATAACAACCCAAGTAAGCCATGgatacaaagaaacaaaacaaaaataagtaaCAAATAAGTACAGAAATCAAATTATGTGTAACAATGTGAAACGAGGGGAAAAGTAATGAACATCTTAAGAAAAACATAGAAGGGTAAGACACCAGCTAAAATCTATCAGTAAATTGGAAATCAATCCTGCCCTTTGTGAGTGCTAATTAATATCAGCTACTTCAGTCCCAACTGGACACCTATAATAAAAGGTGACGTATTACCAAGGTGTCACAAGAAACATCTTATCTAAAAACCATGAGCTCTCTGAAGATCTTCACAACCATATTGTTGTAAACATACTGATGCCATTTTTACAGAAGGATTTCTAAACTTTTGAATGTTCCAGCAGTCACAATCTGGAAGTGGAAAGAACATCATTTTAGCATAAAGGGGCCAGGTGCTCCTTGCAAAATTTCAAAATTATCAGAAGAGTTGTCAAGAGTCAAGGACGGCTTGTGGAGAGTAACTCAACAATTGTAATTCACTCAACCACCTTGCCCTGTACACACATTCACCACGCAAGACTCCATTaaagaagaaagcaaaacaaaacaaaaaaagcatatTTAAGCTTGTTTAAAGCTTGATGCACATCATCTACAAAGCCTGTGAAATACTGGGAGAATATAGTCTGGTCAGATGAGAATACAATGGAAATCTTTGGATGCCATGATTCACACATCACTTCAAAAATATACCAACAGTGACATTTGCAGGTTAACATCATAGTGTGGGGCTGGTTTTCAGCAAAGATGCTAGCAGTGTAGAGCAGAAAAGGCCCCAAAGAGAGGGCATATTATGTTTATTATGTGATGTTTTTACAGATACAGTGTTGGTCGGCTCATGTAGGAGCCGCCCCTGCTAGTTATATAGCGTAACTGAGTGCATTCGGTCAGAGAAAAGTGCAAGTCAGCAGAGTGAGGGATCACAGTAGAACAGTTAATTAACAATGCGACGAGTGGATGAAATGCGGAAAACGCGTGCATACATTAATATACTGTATTTACGTTTCTGCAGCCATAAatcatttctgcttttctgacGTGTAGCTTTAGCACTCACCATATGATCATTGCGTAAACTAGTTGTAGCATTTAGCTCATCTGCCTCTGATCGAGTGTACGACACGTGTCATGTTAAAGTTAACGCTCCGGCTCGTTAGTGTAATGTTTACAATGTGTGTTACATAAATGTTGCCATATGATAGTGTTTGTTTCTGTTACTGATAGCTGGTGAAAATTTCAAGTTattaaaagctttaaaaatatatttactgaGAAAAATGGAGACGTTCAATACTTATTTTACCCACTGCATTTAATTAGGTTCTACACTTTTTAAATATCTTAGACCTCTGAAATATTAAGAATGGGCTGACAAAATATTTGTGTGCATCTTTCAATGGTGCAGCACAACAAGTATTTATGAAGACAATatcagagatatttaaatatgagAATTCTGCAGTACCAAAATATAGCAGCGTTGTTCAATTTGTACCAATATCTTGAAACAGCAACACTGTTAACTTCATTGACGTCCAAACTTGGAAAAACTCTGCACACTGCTACAGGTTAAGCAGCTAATAATGTATGTTGTGACATGAATGAATCTTGTAGAGCAGTTTGTCATGttacacagtttaaaaaaaaacaaaaaaaaaacttgaggcTTTGTTCAGGCTATCAGTTCAAATCAGACTGAAAGCATATCGCAAATCTGATTTCACTGAATGAATGTCCACATTATATGTAGCAAATGACAACATCCATTTTTGTATCAGTATTGCAGTCTTCACCTGCAGTTTAATCCACAGATTGCTATAATGTATATTAAAAAGTAGTTTATGTGAGCGAAGCAATCTATTATGTTCAATAAAGACTTTCTACCAAACAATCAAGCAAAACCAATATTTACGGTTTAAACAGCGTCTGCAGAAGACCCTGcgtgtacatgagcttttgacaAGAATGGAAGTTGTGCAAATCAATGAATATTTGTAGATCACCTTCTGTGCATTTGCTGGTATTAATGAGAAATTTAAGTCCATAGAAAGTTAGCGGATGTTAGCATGTACACTAATGCCACAAAATGTCTTGTAAATGACTCCAGAGGTGTTGCTGGGTTACAaaaacagcattttcagttttataaGTGTTTATTTCGCACTAGCTTTTACATAATATGTAACAAAGAAGATATATTTACACACAAAATTAACAGAGCTTTGCAGCTAGCTACCAGCCTGTCATCATGCTAACATCCGCAAAATGTCTTTTAAAGAAGATCAGAGGTGTTACTAGGTTCCAAAAAGGGCATTTCTGGTTTTAGAAGTGTTTATTTCTAACAAGCTTTTACATAATATATGAGAGACATGTATATAAACACAAAACAGAGCGGTGTTGGAGAGACCACTGATGTCACAGTGCAGCTCTATTCTGATCGACTGTCACCCCCCACCATTCAAAAACAACAGGGAACAGATTGTGACTTTTTAACCTCTTATGCCACGTTCACACCAGACCCCATGCACGAGATAGCGGCGAGAGGTTGCCATGTAATCCCCATGGAAGGACGCGTTGTGGCACCACAAAAGTCCAAGAAATGCAATGGACGTGAATAAAGCGATTTGAGCAATTGGCAAGTTTGTGGTGCAATATCTTGTTGCATCGCGTCACCCTCTTCCCCAAGTTGAAAAATCTGAACTTTTTCGTCTTGTCGTGCTGCGATGACCAATAAGGGACTGGATATATGAAGTGACGTGGAGAGTCTGGAGTTATACTTGATGTGGACATGTCCCGTCTCTGGCAATCAGCCTGTGAGCAGGACTTATGTCCCTTTGTGCTTTATTTAACACAATTATGACGAGTGAGCAgcagccagtttttttttttttcc from Rhinatrema bivittatum unplaced genomic scaffold, aRhiBiv1.1, whole genome shotgun sequence includes these protein-coding regions:
- the LOC115081561 gene encoding LOW QUALITY PROTEIN: TATA-binding protein-associated factor 172-like (The sequence of the model RefSeq protein was modified relative to this genomic sequence to represent the inferred CDS: deleted 4 bases in 4 codons), giving the protein MSRSLWRTCAVYVAPTEWFARLQTRVAIVDKCRKETSTGYIWYIKTTSDITQVTSNGVTLLDLISVLLPRVHPAITEGLQDLDDDVRAVAAAALIPVVDGLVQLLPNTVPLIVSTLWDALLDLDDLTASTNSIMALLSSLLTYPQVWQCSTQQPLTVLVPRVWPFLRHTISSVRRAALETLFILLSKANQNCAMWINPILQDMLRHIFQSCILESNEEILELIQKVWMELLARAPQQYVVAASCPWMGAWLCLMMQASNIPIDLNMLLEVKARSKDKAGGKNRQGTNQVKATVQEYIAGAETVTDDPVTRDYVVFRARLIAAKLLGALCRCICDPQLNAASQKIQPAVSLGQLLLFHLDSKSALQRIAVALVLCEWAALQKECQQVSAMVQPRLLAILSEQLYYDEIAIPFTRMQNECKQLIGLLSEAHIDIQDHLNCSVFTIDQANSLVTSVFTESTAGLNVKSKQWQTLDCKRQQAQATVTETSTEWQNLHLRVHMFIACAVVNLQVLPEKLNPVVRPLMETIKLEENALIQSYAAAFIAKLLQQCKGRSPCPNPKILKNLCASACVDSSVTPSSACPIPFTQETARGSTLDKDCMQHMVSKTHGIITLYRHQRAAFAITSKRGPAPRTPKNSSTELPPGSAVSCDNDESKKPFLIQRRGAEFSLTTIAKHFGSEMTRSLPYLWENTVGPLKAVVNDEQDIDRQVQLDRGDDAAQELINSLQVLEIMAVAMAPELRPLLLEHLPHLFTCLHHPYTAVRHMAARCVGVFSKIAVLETMNRFLGSVLPWLAAIDDSNKQEGAIRDIPAAVIEQLDVDIVPYIVLLVVPVLGRMSDPSDSIRFMATQCFATLIRLLPLEAGIPDPPAMSADLIRQKARERHFLEQLLDGRKLESYKIPVPIKAELRKYQQNGVNWLSFLNKYKLHGILCDDMGLGKT